One Bacteroidia bacterium genomic window carries:
- a CDS encoding LytTR family DNA-binding domain-containing protein, whose product MSSLKLSRLQLRKRFPIVFQSWKVVLFFGLFTTFFLFFFEPFGFGPIQLSQKAYWTMLHGGVTIVALFFNVQLLPRVFKSFFHPDKWTRWKHGVWFIWNVTTVGSANYILSQWIYEQDNLAISVWIEFLLYSSLLASIPVGILLLMTRIKVLKSKKLSKGEIAEESVMKLAEEKRLSLYSESGKQQLTFNPLHLIYIESSKNYLQVCLFDGEKLRKFKLRNTLKNVEKQLAEFNALAKVHRAFLVNLNQVGKIQKAGHAYKLHFSDIKEEVPLSRRHLNQVKDWLREKL is encoded by the coding sequence ATGTCCAGTCTCAAACTCTCTCGCCTCCAACTTCGTAAAAGATTTCCCATCGTTTTTCAAAGCTGGAAGGTCGTCCTCTTCTTTGGGCTTTTTACGACTTTCTTTTTGTTCTTTTTCGAACCCTTCGGATTTGGACCTATCCAACTGAGTCAAAAAGCTTATTGGACGATGCTGCATGGAGGAGTAACTATAGTGGCCCTCTTTTTCAATGTCCAGCTACTGCCTCGAGTATTTAAAAGTTTCTTTCATCCGGATAAGTGGACAAGATGGAAACATGGGGTCTGGTTCATCTGGAATGTCACCACGGTGGGAAGTGCCAACTATATTTTATCCCAGTGGATCTATGAACAGGACAATCTTGCCATTTCTGTCTGGATAGAATTTCTACTGTACAGCAGTTTACTGGCTTCTATTCCAGTTGGCATTTTGTTGCTCATGACTCGCATTAAGGTTTTGAAATCGAAGAAGCTTTCGAAGGGGGAAATAGCAGAAGAATCTGTCATGAAATTGGCGGAAGAAAAACGACTTTCCTTGTATTCAGAAAGCGGCAAACAACAGCTGACTTTTAACCCCCTACACCTTATATATATAGAGTCAAGTAAAAACTATCTCCAGGTATGTCTTTTTGATGGGGAAAAACTGCGAAAATTCAAGCTTAGAAACACCCTGAAAAATGTTGAAAAACAATTGGCTGAATTCAATGCTTTAGCTAAAGTTCACCGAGCCTTTTTAGTCAATCTGAATCAGGTCGGCAAGATTCAGAAAGCAGGCCATGCATATAAGCTTCATTTTTCCGACATCAAAGAAGAAGTCCCGCTTTCTCGAAGACATCTAAATCAGGTAAAGGATTGGCTGAGGGAAAAGCTTTGA